The following are encoded in a window of Chloroflexota bacterium genomic DNA:
- a CDS encoding sugar ABC transporter permease: protein MIELSFWDAYGSTLLHWILVGAAIGLSMVLLNRALVAFGVKRETATGYALVLPWLLGLGIWILYPFARSLYLSFTQYNILQPAQWIGTDNYVKMFTGDKQFWLSLRLTILYSLFNVPLGTLGALGVALILNRDIKGIGVWRTIYYLPAVLPVVAVALLWRWMLSPSSGLINFLLSPIYAALDMEPLAWFTDPDLVLPSFVIMGMWGVFGANTIILLAGLKNVPRHLYDVADLDGANQGQKLRYVTIPMLSPTLFYVVITGIIASLQIFTQAFFIEIPRRAGTFLNVLIYREAFQFRHMGYASAIAWFQLILILLITLLVFKSSAAWVYYEGERR, encoded by the coding sequence ATGATCGAACTATCCTTCTGGGACGCGTACGGCTCAACCCTGCTGCACTGGATTCTGGTCGGAGCAGCAATCGGTCTGAGCATGGTGCTTTTAAACCGTGCCCTGGTGGCGTTCGGCGTCAAGCGCGAAACGGCAACCGGCTATGCACTGGTTCTGCCCTGGTTGTTGGGGCTTGGCATCTGGATCCTCTACCCCTTCGCACGCTCCCTCTATCTCAGTTTCACCCAATACAACATCCTGCAGCCGGCCCAGTGGATTGGCACCGACAACTACGTCAAGATGTTCACAGGGGACAAGCAGTTCTGGCTTTCGCTGCGACTGACGATTCTCTACTCGTTGTTCAACGTGCCTCTGGGCACCCTCGGCGCGCTGGGCGTTGCATTGATCCTCAACCGGGACATCAAGGGCATCGGCGTCTGGCGCACCATCTACTACCTGCCGGCCGTACTGCCCGTAGTTGCGGTGGCCTTGCTCTGGCGCTGGATGCTCAGCCCCTCCTCGGGCCTTATCAACTTCTTGCTGAGCCCAATCTACGCTGCGCTGGACATGGAGCCATTGGCCTGGTTCACCGACCCCGACCTGGTGCTGCCCTCCTTCGTCATCATGGGCATGTGGGGTGTCTTCGGTGCCAACACGATCATCCTGCTGGCCGGCCTCAAGAACGTCCCCAGGCACCTGTACGATGTCGCGGACCTGGACGGCGCCAACCAGGGCCAGAAGTTGCGCTACGTGACCATTCCCATGCTCAGCCCGACGCTGTTCTACGTTGTGATCACCGGCATTATCGCCTCGCTGCAGATCTTCACCCAGGCCTTTTTCATCGAGATTCCGCGGCGGGCCGGCACCTTTCTCAATGTGTTGATCTATCGGGAGGCCTTCCAGTTCCGGCACATGGGCTACGCCTCAGCCATCGCCTGGTTCCAGTTAATCCTTATTCTGTTGATAACCTTGCTTGTTTTCAAATCCTCGGCCGCTTGGGTCTACTATGAAGGCGAACGAAGGTAG
- a CDS encoding sugar ABC transporter substrate-binding protein codes for MKPRIWHLLALLLIISMVAAACAVPASTPAPAPQPEAEKPAPAETVTVRIATWAGVDESAELQEVIEEVNASVDHFQIVHEPAPDDYYTKIQTSLAGGTSADLFWLSQEWIAGLADQGGLLDVTDYLEADDQNPAADLDDYFDDILKTARFKGQYYGLPWIAQPVVMFFNRALFDEAGVDYPTLDWTWDNFLAASEALTQDTDGDGSNDQWGFTLTGWPPPQMFIWQAGGEIISDDLSESPVDSPEAIAGLDFYANMIYDDVHAPPEAVIQEQGFGEMFKAGKVAMFMGGAADDLDRVEGLDVGVVAVPAGPAGRPTFAWTASTVVAADTEYPEITYEALARLTDGIHHWKIVAPRKSLATAEGITASEPRKEANAEAIAAAVPSMRAFNIIPRHQEWDTIFWGDFMDPLFHGEGTAEELAPEIRPLLEEMLPEGGAAALAPEEPAEKVTVRIATWAGVEESSELQEVINAVNAEATTYQIVHEPAPDDYYTKIQTSLAGGTSADLFWLSQEWIAGLADQGGLLDVTDYLEADDQNPAADLDDYFDDILKTARFKGQYYGLPWIAQPVVMFFNRALFDEAGVDYPTLDWTWDNFLAASEALTQDTDGDGSNDQWGFTLTGWPPPQMFIWQAGGEIISDDLSESPVDSPEAIAGLDFYANMIYDDVHAPPEAVIQEQGFGEMFKAGKVAMFMGGAADDLDRVEGLDVGVVAVPAGPAGRPTFAWTASTVVAADTEYPEITYEALARLTDGIHHWKIVAPRKSLATAEGITASEPRKEANAEAIAAAVPSMRAFNIIPRHQEWDTIFWGDFMDLLFHGEGTAEELAPEIRPLLEEMLP; via the coding sequence ATGAAACCCCGCATCTGGCATTTACTGGCCCTTCTTCTCATCATCAGCATGGTGGCTGCCGCATGTGCAGTACCAGCATCCACCCCTGCACCGGCCCCGCAGCCGGAGGCCGAGAAACCGGCGCCTGCCGAAACAGTAACCGTTCGCATCGCCACCTGGGCCGGAGTCGACGAGTCGGCAGAATTGCAGGAGGTGATCGAGGAAGTCAACGCCTCTGTGGATCACTTCCAGATCGTACACGAGCCTGCCCCCGACGACTACTACACCAAGATCCAGACCTCTCTGGCCGGCGGCACCTCAGCCGACCTCTTCTGGCTCTCCCAGGAATGGATCGCCGGATTGGCCGACCAGGGCGGGCTGCTGGACGTCACCGACTACCTGGAAGCCGACGATCAAAACCCGGCCGCCGATCTGGACGACTACTTCGACGATATCCTCAAGACCGCCCGCTTCAAGGGCCAGTACTACGGCCTGCCATGGATCGCCCAGCCGGTCGTCATGTTCTTCAACAGGGCCTTGTTCGACGAGGCAGGAGTCGATTACCCAACCCTCGACTGGACCTGGGACAACTTCCTGGCTGCTTCCGAAGCCCTCACCCAGGACACCGACGGCGATGGTTCCAACGACCAGTGGGGCTTCACCCTCACAGGCTGGCCGCCACCCCAGATGTTCATCTGGCAGGCCGGCGGCGAGATTATCTCTGATGATCTCTCCGAAAGCCCCGTCGACTCCCCCGAGGCCATCGCCGGCCTCGACTTCTACGCCAACATGATCTACGACGACGTGCACGCGCCGCCCGAAGCGGTGATCCAGGAACAGGGCTTTGGCGAGATGTTCAAGGCCGGCAAGGTGGCCATGTTCATGGGCGGAGCCGCCGACGACCTGGACCGCGTCGAGGGCCTGGACGTGGGCGTGGTGGCTGTGCCCGCCGGCCCTGCCGGTCGCCCCACCTTCGCCTGGACAGCATCCACTGTGGTCGCGGCCGACACCGAGTACCCGGAGATTACCTACGAAGCACTGGCCAGGCTGACCGACGGCATCCACCACTGGAAGATCGTGGCCCCTCGCAAGTCGCTGGCCACTGCCGAGGGCATCACCGCATCCGAGCCGCGCAAGGAAGCCAACGCCGAGGCCATCGCCGCGGCCGTGCCATCCATGCGGGCTTTCAACATCATCCCGCGCCACCAGGAGTGGGACACCATCTTCTGGGGCGACTTCATGGACCCACTCTTCCACGGCGAGGGCACTGCCGAAGAGCTGGCGCCTGAAATCCGTCCGTTGCTGGAGGAAATGCTGCCCGAAGGGGGCGCAGCCGCGCTGGCGCCGGAGGAACCGGCCGAGAAAGTGACAGTTCGCATCGCCACCTGGGCAGGGGTCGAGGAATCGTCCGAGCTACAGGAAGTGATCAACGCGGTCAATGCCGAAGCCACCACCTATCAGATCGTACACGAGCCTGCCCCCGACGACTACTACACCAAGATCCAGACCTCTCTGGCCGGCGGCACCTCAGCCGACCTCTTCTGGCTCTCCCAGGAATGGATCGCCGGATTGGCCGACCAGGGCGGGCTGCTGGACGTCACCGACTACCTGGAAGCCGACGATCAAAACCCGGCCGCCGATCTGGACGACTACTTCGACGATATCCTCAAGACCGCCCGCTTCAAGGGCCAGTACTACGGCCTGCCATGGATCGCCCAGCCGGTCGTCATGTTCTTCAACAGGGCCTTGTTCGACGAGGCAGGAGTCGATTACCCAACCCTCGACTGGACCTGGGACAACTTCCTGGCTGCTTCCGAAGCCCTCACCCAGGACACCGACGGCGATGGTTCCAACGACCAGTGGGGCTTCACCCTCACAGGCTGGCCGCCACCCCAGATGTTCATCTGGCAGGCCGGCGGCGAGATTATCTCTGATGATCTCTCCGAAAGCCCCGTCGACTCCCCCGAGGCCATCGCCGGCCTCGACTTCTACGCCAACATGATCTACGACGACGTGCACGCGCCGCCCGAAGCGGTGATCCAGGAACAGGGCTTTGGCGAGATGTTCAAGGCCGGCAAGGTGGCCATGTTCATGGGCGGAGCCGCCGACGACCTGGACCGCGTCGAGGGCCTGGACGTGGGCGTGGTGGCTGTGCCCGCCGGCCCTGCCGGTCGCCCCACCTTCGCCTGGACAGCATCCACTGTGGTCGCGGCCGACACCGAGTACCCGGAGATTACCTACGAAGCACTGGCCAGGCTGACCGACGGCATCCACCACTGGAAGATCGTGGCCCCTCGCAAGTCGCTGGCCACTGCCGAGGGCATCACCGCATCCGAGCCGCGCAAGGAAGCCAACGCCGAGGCCATCGCCGCGGCCGTGCCATCCATGCGGGCTTTCAACATCATCCCGCGCCACCAGGAGTGGGACACCATCTTCTGGGGCGATTTCATGGACCTGCTCTTCCACGGCGAGGGCACTGCCGAAGAGCTGGCGCCTGAAATCCGTCCGTTGCTGGAGGAAATGCTGCCGTAA
- a CDS encoding ABC transporter permease, producing MTQRTAATSPDPAQESPGFFRHLVARQEFGVFMILVIICAFLAIATDTFWSTRNITTVVLFVSWIAIAAFGETMVILTAGIDLSVGSMMALAGFATAWLLTWPPLAETLPVGLLVLIGVLGGLLAGLVIGVINGGLITRFRLPPFIATLGTMSIARGVTFGGSRGWPIRGLPEEFKQIGQANLSILGLEIPLPIIIMLVLAILTSLFLSKTVTGRHIYAVGGNEEAVRVSGVNPNRIKMLVYIACAMFAALAGLINTAKLGVAAPTAATGWELDIIAAVVIGGTSLFGGEGTILGTLIGALIMGVIRNGLNLLGFPAYWQPAAIGTVIILAVMVDYYRKDRQ from the coding sequence ATGACCCAGCGGACGGCAGCCACATCGCCAGACCCGGCTCAGGAGTCGCCAGGATTCTTCCGACATCTGGTAGCGCGCCAGGAGTTCGGCGTATTCATGATCCTGGTAATTATTTGCGCGTTCCTTGCGATCGCCACCGACACATTCTGGTCCACGCGCAACATCACCACCGTGGTGCTCTTTGTTTCCTGGATAGCGATCGCCGCTTTCGGTGAGACGATGGTCATCCTGACCGCCGGCATCGACCTGTCGGTGGGCTCGATGATGGCACTGGCAGGCTTTGCAACTGCCTGGCTTTTGACCTGGCCTCCCCTTGCTGAGACCCTACCGGTGGGTCTGCTGGTGTTGATCGGTGTGTTGGGCGGTCTGCTGGCCGGGCTTGTCATCGGCGTTATCAACGGCGGTCTCATCACGCGGTTTCGATTGCCACCTTTCATCGCGACCCTGGGTACCATGAGCATCGCCCGGGGCGTCACGTTTGGCGGTAGCCGGGGTTGGCCAATTCGCGGCCTGCCCGAGGAGTTCAAGCAGATCGGCCAGGCGAACCTGAGCATACTCGGCCTGGAAATCCCGTTGCCGATTATTATCATGCTTGTGCTGGCAATCCTGACCTCCCTTTTCCTCAGCAAGACCGTGACTGGGCGCCATATCTATGCAGTAGGTGGCAACGAGGAGGCTGTCCGCGTCTCGGGTGTCAATCCCAACCGCATCAAGATGTTGGTGTACATCGCGTGTGCGATGTTTGCTGCTCTGGCTGGTTTGATCAACACGGCCAAGCTCGGGGTAGCAGCGCCTACCGCCGCTACGGGTTGGGAACTGGATATCATTGCAGCGGTCGTGATCGGCGGCACCAGCCTCTTTGGAGGTGAGGGCACCATTCTGGGTACGCTCATAGGCGCCCTTATCATGGGTGTCATTCGCAACGGTCTAAACCTGCTGGGCTTCCCCGCTTACTGGCAGCCAGCCGCAATCGGAACGGTCATCATCCTGGCCGTAATGGTGGATTACTACCGCAAAGACAGGCAGTAA
- a CDS encoding sugar-binding protein, whose product MKKITLLLTLVLLASMVLAACAVPAAPVPAEPPAEAEAPDEAMHAALEDGTITIAWIPKALNNPVFEIGEVGAKAKAAELTEAGPYKVVVDYMGSVASDMTEQAAVMADAVTKGVDAIGVSCNDPDGCIDPINDAVDLGIEVMTWDSDSPDSERFTYLGVDNYEGGLAAGEMLVNVMGEEGQVALLTGVPGAFNLEERIRGFKDYVADYPGIEIVATAVSNDDINLGVQVVEETMQAYPDLDGWFFVGLWPLFADRGSMPLWDEAAQGGEMKTIVFDTLPLELDYLKDGYVQGLVGQKYWGWGYDTVQMIYDKIVEGVEYDGFTNSGMDLVDECNVDVMAEMWEKQDFTIELPPLCSEGEAAVPEGEMHAALEDGTIVIAWIPKALNNPVFEIGEVGARTKAAELTDAGPYKVVVDYMGSVASDMTEQAAIMADAVTKGVDAIGVSCNDPDGCIDPINDAVDLGIEVMTWDSDSPDSERFTYLGVDNYEGGLAAGEMLVNVMGEEGQVALLTGVPGAFNLEERIRGFKDYVADYPGIEIVATAVSNDDINLGVQVVEETMQAYPDLDGWFFVGLWPLFADRGSMPLWDEAAQGGEMKTIVFDTLPLELDYLKDGYVQGLVGQKYWGWGYDTVQMIYDKIVEGVEYDGFTNSGMDLVDECNVDVMAEMWEKQDFTIELPPLCQ is encoded by the coding sequence ATGAAGAAGATTACCCTGTTGCTCACGCTCGTTCTGTTGGCCAGCATGGTGCTGGCCGCCTGTGCAGTGCCCGCCGCTCCGGTCCCCGCGGAGCCACCCGCCGAAGCGGAGGCTCCGGATGAAGCGATGCATGCAGCTCTGGAGGATGGCACGATCACCATCGCCTGGATCCCCAAGGCGCTCAACAACCCCGTCTTCGAGATCGGCGAGGTAGGTGCCAAGGCCAAGGCCGCCGAGCTGACCGAAGCAGGCCCCTACAAGGTCGTAGTCGACTACATGGGCTCCGTGGCCTCCGACATGACGGAACAGGCTGCTGTCATGGCCGATGCGGTCACCAAGGGTGTGGATGCCATCGGCGTCTCCTGTAACGATCCCGACGGCTGCATCGATCCCATCAACGACGCAGTGGACCTGGGCATCGAGGTGATGACCTGGGACAGCGACTCGCCCGACAGCGAGCGCTTCACCTACCTGGGCGTCGACAACTACGAAGGTGGTCTGGCAGCCGGCGAGATGCTGGTTAACGTCATGGGTGAGGAGGGCCAGGTCGCCCTGCTGACCGGCGTGCCCGGCGCCTTCAACCTGGAGGAACGCATCCGCGGCTTCAAGGACTATGTTGCCGACTACCCCGGCATCGAGATCGTTGCCACCGCCGTCTCCAACGACGACATTAACCTGGGTGTCCAGGTGGTCGAGGAGACCATGCAGGCCTATCCCGACCTGGACGGCTGGTTCTTCGTGGGCCTCTGGCCCCTCTTCGCCGACCGCGGCTCCATGCCCCTCTGGGATGAGGCTGCCCAGGGCGGCGAGATGAAGACCATCGTCTTCGACACCCTGCCCCTCGAGCTGGACTACCTGAAAGATGGCTATGTCCAGGGCCTGGTCGGCCAGAAGTACTGGGGCTGGGGCTACGACACCGTCCAGATGATCTACGACAAGATCGTCGAGGGCGTCGAGTATGATGGCTTCACAAACTCGGGTATGGACCTGGTCGACGAGTGCAACGTCGATGTCATGGCCGAAATGTGGGAGAAGCAGGACTTCACCATCGAACTACCACCGCTATGTAGTGAGGGCGAAGCTGCCGTGCCGGAAGGGGAGATGCATGCAGCCCTGGAGGATGGCACGATCGTCATCGCCTGGATCCCCAAGGCGCTCAACAACCCCGTCTTCGAGATCGGCGAGGTAGGTGCCCGGACCAAAGCAGCTGAGCTGACCGATGCAGGCCCCTACAAGGTCGTAGTCGACTACATGGGCTCCGTGGCCTCCGACATGACGGAACAGGCCGCTATCATGGCCGATGCAGTCACCAAGGGTGTGGATGCCATCGGCGTCTCCTGTAATGATCCCGACGGCTGCATCGATCCCATCAACGACGCAGTGGACCTGGGCATCGAGGTGATGACCTGGGACAGCGACTCGCCCGACAGTGAGCGCTTCACCTACCTGGGCGTCGACAACTACGAAGGTGGTCTGGCAGCCGGCGAGATGCTGGTTAACGTCATGGGTGAGGAGGGCCAGGTCGCCCTGCTGACCGGCGTGCCCGGCGCCTTCAACCTGGAGGAACGCATCCGCGGCTTCAAGGACTATGTTGCCGACTACCCCGGCATCGAGATCGTTGCCACCGCCGTCTCCAACGACGACATTAACCTGGGTGTCCAGGTGGTCGAGGAGACCATGCAGGCCTATCCCGACCTGGACGGCTGGTTCTTCGTGGGCCTCTGGCCCCTCTTCGCCGACCGCGGCTCCATGCCCCTCTGGGATGAGGCTGCCCAGGGCGGCGAGATGAAGACCATCGTCTTCGACACCCTGCCCCTCGAGCTGGACTACCTGAAAGATGGCTATGTCCAGGGCCTGGTCGGCCAGAAGTACTGGGGCTGGGGCTACGACACCGTCCAGATGATCTACGACAAGATCGTCGAGGGCGTCGAGTATGATGGCTTCACAAACTCGGGTATGGACCTGGTCGACGAGTGCAACGTCGATGTCATGGCCGAAATGTGGGAGAAGCAGGACTTCACCATCGAACTACCACCGCTGTGCCAGTAG
- a CDS encoding ATP-binding cassette domain-containing protein gives MADSQPIVEMKNIYKSFGAVRALRGVDLTLHRNEILGLVGDNAAGKSTLMKVLSGAYIPDEGEIFIDSQLADIKSPEDSRHMGIEMVYQDFMLANNLDVASNVFLGREMVRWQLGPLRFMNQRGMENEARALIDRLRIDIPSVRLKVENLSGGQRQAVAIGRATAFDAKVIIMDEPTAALSVAAIDKVVDLIGQLKGEGASIIVISHRLEDLFRVGDRVMIMRHGRKVGDLPVQGDIHTFREELVAYMIGARDDLNEGQPVPER, from the coding sequence ATGGCGGATTCCCAGCCCATCGTTGAGATGAAAAACATCTACAAGAGCTTTGGCGCCGTGCGCGCGCTTCGAGGGGTTGACTTGACGCTGCATCGCAACGAGATCCTGGGGCTGGTCGGCGACAACGCGGCCGGCAAGTCGACCTTGATGAAGGTGTTAAGTGGGGCCTATATTCCCGACGAGGGCGAGATCTTCATCGATAGCCAGCTGGCCGACATCAAGAGCCCCGAGGACTCCCGCCATATGGGCATCGAGATGGTTTACCAGGATTTTATGTTGGCCAATAACCTGGACGTGGCCAGCAACGTCTTTCTGGGCCGCGAGATGGTACGCTGGCAGCTGGGTCCCCTGCGGTTCATGAACCAGCGAGGCATGGAGAACGAAGCGCGCGCGCTGATTGACCGGCTGCGCATTGACATCCCCTCGGTGCGGCTGAAGGTGGAAAACCTCTCCGGTGGCCAGCGGCAGGCGGTAGCCATTGGCCGCGCCACCGCGTTCGACGCCAAGGTCATCATTATGGACGAGCCCACGGCCGCCCTGAGTGTGGCCGCTATCGACAAGGTAGTTGACCTGATTGGACAGCTCAAGGGGGAGGGTGCTTCCATTATCGTCATCAGCCACCGGCTGGAGGACCTCTTCCGGGTCGGCGACCGGGTCATGATCATGCGCCACGGTCGCAAGGTCGGCGATCTACCGGTACAGGGCGATATTCACACCTTCCGCGAGGAGCTGGTCGCTTACATGATTGGCGCCCGTGACGACCTCAACGAAGGTCAGCCTGTGCCCGAAAGATAA